In the Nocardioides marmotae genome, AGAACCTCGCCAACGAGCTCGCCCTCACCGGTGACCCGATCACCGCCGAGCGCGCCGAGCGGGTAGGCCTCGTCAACGTCCTGACCGAGCCCGGCGGGGCGCTCGACGCCGCGCTGGAGCTGGCCACTCGGATGACCGCGAACGGCCCTCTCGCGATGGCCGCCACCAAGCGGATCCTCGCCGCGCAGGCCGACTGGGCGGCCGACGAGGTCTGGCAGCGCCAGCTGGAGGTGATGGGCCCGGTGTTCGGCTCCGAGGACGCCCAGGAGGGAGCCCGCGCGTTCGCCGAGAAGCGCCCCCCGCAGTGGCGCAACCGCTGACCCGGCCCGGGTCTCCTCCCGCCGTACGGCCACGCGACACCCGTCTCCGCGCGTAGTTTGAGCGCCATGGCGGAGGACAAGCAGCCGGCGGCCGACCTGTTCGACCGGTGGTTGACGCACCGCGAGCAGGGCGGCGGGGCGCGTACGCCGCAGCCCGCCGCCGCGCGCGAGGAGGTGCGGCCGGAGGCGTCGTCCCCGGAACCGCCTGCCGAGCCGGCCGCGGCCGCGACACCGACCGACGACGCGGGGTCCGAGGACCCGCTGTTCGACGACTTGTTCGTGCCGAGTGCGTCGGAGCCGGCCGCGCCACCGCTGTTCGAGGCGACTGCCCCCGATCAGCTGCAGCTCGACTTCGAGCCGGTGATCATTCCCTCCGCGCGCAAGCGGAACGAGAAGTCCGCACGGCTCACCCGACGACGGCCGCGCCGTCCGGAGGCACCCCCGGCCGACCCGTCCGAGCCCGCCCAGGTCGAGGCCGCCGGTCTCGCCGAGCAGGCGCACCGCGAGGCCGAGGCCCGCCTCGCCGCCCAGGTCGAGGCCGCCCGCGCGGCCGAGGAAGCCCGTCAGGCCGAGCAGCGCGCCGAGGCAGACCGCCTCGCCGCGGAAGCCGCCCGGCGCGCCGAGGAGGAGCGACTCGCGGCCGAGGCCGCCCGCGCCGCCGAGCAGGAACGCATCGCCGAGCAGGCGCGCCGCGAGGCCGAGGCCCGCCTCGCCGCCCAGGTCGAGGCCGCCCGCGCGGCCGAGGAAGCCCGTCAGGCCGAGCAGCGCGCCGAGGAAGCCCGCCTCGCCGCGGAAGCCGCCCGGCGCGCCGAGGAGGAGCGAGCCGCAGCCGAGGCCGCCCGCGCCGCCGAGCAGGAACGCATCGCCGAGCAGGAACGCATCGCCGAACAGGCCCGCCGCGAGGCCGCGGCCCGCCTCGCCACCCAGGCCGAGGCCGCCCGCGCGGCCGAGGAGGAGCGGCTCGCCGCTCAGGCCGCGGCCGCCCGCGCCGTACCGACCGACGCTCCGCGCGCAATGGCCGTGGCGCCCCCGGCCCCGCCGGCCACGCCCACGACCGAGGCCGAACCCGCCCAACCCGTGGACACCGCACCGACCGCGTCGACGAACCACGTCTTCAAACCCCGCACCGGCCCGCGGCGCGCGGTGGGGATCCTGCTCCTGGTGGTGCTGGTGGCGACCGCGGGAGCGGCGTACCTCGCCTCGGAGGACCCGACCACCTTCACCCTCGGCCTCGCCGGGACGCTCGGCGCCCTGACCCTGGTCCTCTGGGCGGTCCGGGCGGGATCGGCCGTCACCCGGATGTCGGTGACCGCGGGCCAGCTCGAGGTGCTCCGCGGGGGCGGCCGGTTCGTGTTCGACCTGCGCAGCCGGTACACCCCGATCGAGGTGGTCGGCGAGCCCGGCTCCCGGGGGTGGAAGGTGCTGTTCGTGCGCCGGAGCATGGCGCCGTTCGTGATCGACTCCTCGATGGTCGACCCCGAGGAGTTCATGCAGGTGCTGCACCAGCACCGGCCCGAGCGCGTCGACCAGCACTGAGCAGACGCTGACCGGCCCCGGGCGGCGCGAGCGAGGTCACAGGCCCAGCGGCGCGACACGGGCCGCCGACCGTGGACGCCCTACCTAGACTCCGCGCGTGAGCCTGAACCCCGACCGGCCGCCGGAGATCACCCCCGAGGAGCTCGCCGAGCAGGCAGCGCTCTACGAGCCGTTCACGCAGGCCGTGCGCGAGCTCGTCGACGCGACCATCCGCACCACTGTCGACCCCGCCACCGTGCGCGCGGCCCAGGCCGAGATCGAGGCGATCACCGCCCGGCTGCGCGAGCAGCAGGTCGACGGCCCCCTCGGCGCGCACTTCGGCCACGGCCGCGCGCGGCAGCCGTGGGGCAACACCGTCGTCGGCCTGCGCAACCCGGTGGCGCCGCCGCTGCGGGCGGTGCCGGCCGGAGACCGGCTGGGCGAGGTGCACGCCGAGGTCGCGCTCGGCGCGGCGTACGAGGGACCGCCCGGGCTGGTCCACGGCGGCGTCTCCTCGCTCCTGCTCGACCAGATGCTCGGCAACGCCGCCGCCGCGGCGCGCAAGCCCGGGATGACGGCGTACCTCAACCTCACCTACCGCCAGCCGACCCCGCTGGGCCCGCTGCGGCTCGAGGCGTGGGTCGAGCGCAGCGAGGGCCACAAGACGTACGCCCGCGGGCAGGTCATCGGCCCGGACGGACCGACGGTGGAGGCCGAGGGGCTCTTCGTCCTCCCCCGCTGGGCCCGCGAGCTGCTCGCGGCGCGCGGGGCCACCGAGGTGCCGCCGACCTTCGAGTGACGACGAACGAGCCCGGCCCTCGGGGAGGGCCGGGCTCGACGACGTACCTCCTCAGACGCGCTCGGAGGGGCGGGTGCCGCGCTCGCCGGCGTCGGTGAGGCGGACCTCCTCGGCGGCCTGCGCCTCCAGCTCGTCGCGTCGCGCCTGCTCGCGCTGGGCGTCGTAGTCGCCCGGTTGCGAGACGAGGTCGGTCGCGCCCCGCTCGAGCCGCTGCAGGGCGGACCGGGCGAAGATCTGCTGCTCGGTGGTGGTCCGCTCCGAGCGACCACGGCCGAGGAACGAGACCGCCCAGTGCAGGACGGCGGTGAGCCGGTTCTTGAAGCCGGTGATGTAGACGAGGTGCACCGCGAGCCACATCAGCCAGGCGAGCACGCCGGTCAGGCGCAGCTTGCCGACCATGGCGACCGCGCGGAACCGGCTGATGATCGCCATCGAGCCCTTGTCGAAGTACTTGAACGGCTTCTGCGGCGCCGCGCCCTGGACCCGGCCCTCGATCTCCTTGGCGGCGTACTTCGCGCCCTGGATGGCGACCTGAGCGACGCCGGGGAGGTTGTCGAGGGCGATCATGTCGCCGACGACGAAGACCTCGGGGTGGCCGGGGAGGGTCAGGTCGGGGTTCACGCCGATCCGGCCGGCGCGGTCGAGGGGGGCGCCGGTCTGCTCGGCCAGCTGCTTGCCCAGCGGCGAGGCCTGGACGCCGGCGGCCCAGATCTTGGTCACCGCTTCCATCCGCTCGACCCGGCCGTCCTTGAACTTCATCGACAGGCCGCGCTCGTCGACGTCGGTCACCATCGCGCCGAGGACGACCTCGACGCCGAGGCCCTCGAGCTCCTTCTGGGCCCTGCCGCCGAGCTTCTGCCCGAACGGCGGCAGCACCTGCGGGGCGGCGTCGACGAGGACGACGCGGGCCTGGCGGGTGTTGATGGCGCGGAAGTCGCGACGCAGCGTGCGGTGCGCGAGCTCGGCGATCTGCCCGGCCATCTCCACCCCGGTCGGGCCCGCGCCGACGACGACGAAGGTGAGCAGGTGGTCGACGTCCTCCCCGCGGGAGGCGCCGAGCTCGGCGAGCTCGAACGCGCCGAAGATGCGGCCGCGGAGCTCGAGGGCGTCGTCGATGGACTTCATGCCGGGTGCGAACTCGGCGAACTGGTCGTTGCCGAAGTAGGACTGGCCGGCGCCGGCGGCGACGATGAGGGAGTCGTACGGCGTCACCGTCTCGCGCCCGAGGACGTGCGAGCGGACCGTCTGGGCCTCGAGGTCGATCTCGGTGACCTCGCCCAGCAGCACCTTGGCGTTCTTCTGGCCCGCCAGGATCTCGCGCGTCGGCGGGGCGATCTCGCCCTCGGAGAGGATGCCGGTGGCGACCTGGTAGAGCAGTGGCTGGAACAGGTGGTGGGTCGTCTTCGCGATCATCGTGACGTCGACGTCGGCGCGCCGCAGCGCCTTGGTCCCGAAGAGGCCGCCGAAGCCCGAGCCGATGACCACCACCTGGTGGCGGTCCCCCTGGCCCCGGCCACCCTGGCCGGTCGTCCGGGTCTCGTCGTCGAGGGGCGCGGTCGCTGCCATCATTTCCTCCTGGTGCGAGGGGTGGGGCCGTGCGCGTGACGTGCACCGAGCTCCGCCGAAGTCTGGATCATTGTCCCGCCGCGAACGCCGATCACGAATCCGGTGACCGTTCCGCCCCTGGCCACACGCCTCGGGCGGCGAGCCGTACGACGGCGGGCAGG is a window encoding:
- a CDS encoding NAD(P)/FAD-dependent oxidoreductase; the encoded protein is MAATAPLDDETRTTGQGGRGQGDRHQVVVIGSGFGGLFGTKALRRADVDVTMIAKTTHHLFQPLLYQVATGILSEGEIAPPTREILAGQKNAKVLLGEVTEIDLEAQTVRSHVLGRETVTPYDSLIVAAGAGQSYFGNDQFAEFAPGMKSIDDALELRGRIFGAFELAELGASRGEDVDHLLTFVVVGAGPTGVEMAGQIAELAHRTLRRDFRAINTRQARVVLVDAAPQVLPPFGQKLGGRAQKELEGLGVEVVLGAMVTDVDERGLSMKFKDGRVERMEAVTKIWAAGVQASPLGKQLAEQTGAPLDRAGRIGVNPDLTLPGHPEVFVVGDMIALDNLPGVAQVAIQGAKYAAKEIEGRVQGAAPQKPFKYFDKGSMAIISRFRAVAMVGKLRLTGVLAWLMWLAVHLVYITGFKNRLTAVLHWAVSFLGRGRSERTTTEQQIFARSALQRLERGATDLVSQPGDYDAQREQARRDELEAQAAEEVRLTDAGERGTRPSERV
- a CDS encoding PaaI family thioesterase translates to MSLNPDRPPEITPEELAEQAALYEPFTQAVRELVDATIRTTVDPATVRAAQAEIEAITARLREQQVDGPLGAHFGHGRARQPWGNTVVGLRNPVAPPLRAVPAGDRLGEVHAEVALGAAYEGPPGLVHGGVSSLLLDQMLGNAAAAARKPGMTAYLNLTYRQPTPLGPLRLEAWVERSEGHKTYARGQVIGPDGPTVEAEGLFVLPRWARELLAARGATEVPPTFE